The following is a genomic window from Amphiura filiformis chromosome 4, Afil_fr2py, whole genome shotgun sequence.
CTTCAGCGGTGTCCAACTGCTCTTTCTGATTATgctgtaaaaagaactaggtaaGGCAACGTCACACAGCTTTCGTGTTTACGCCGTTAATAGCGTAAAatcggcagaccgctgaagaaccttgccaaAAACTATAACGTATCTTGAGGTAAGACCACATACAACTTCACAAGAACAATATTATAATTTGGTAACAACGAATTTGTTAATAGCCTTCTAACTGGCACAAACATTGTAGCTACTGATTGTTGTGATTTTGGTATATatctcaaatttggtttaaaaaatcaTTGTGTACCATTTCAAAAAGTTTCGCTATGTTTTCAAATGAATCAGGAATAAAGTCCTCTAAACTAAATGGATGAAAAATCTACACCATGATACCCTCTAAATAACCTGAACCATTTTCCTAATCTACCTTATCACATAGATCATATATTAGCGCGTTAAACATGCCAGCTTTATCTGCATACACATGATGTCCTGCTCCTTTCAGAATCTGTATGGAAGAAAAAAAGAGCATACAATTCAGTATCATGTTACTCGTTGGTTTATTTGTTTCCTTTTTAATTTATTTGCTTGATTTTCTTGCTATAGAGGCCGTCAtcatgacgtcatatgccgccatcttgtgggtacacgctgcggtggtcgttcgatctccatgcgtgaacagaaAAATCAGCGcgttgatgcgtgataacagctgcgtgacaAGCTGCACCCTGAGCGTAGTGTCCAacacatgaacacacagatcatttgtacccacaagatggcgaaagactgacggcctctatacttGCAAAAAACATCAGAGAtctgatcctggttgcaatggtTTATCTTAGGGTAGGTTGATTGGGATACATGTCTAATAGGCTGCATGAATCTAATCTTATTGCAGCTGGGTTTTCTTATATCAACTTCCTTACATCAGTTGTGTCCATGGCGTTCCAACACTATTCAGACAACATACTGAGATGCCATATAACAAAGGTTTGACTGTTGTATTGTCATTATTTTCTGGCAATTTGGTTGATGAATTTACCCAGTGAATCTTTATTATGCATCCTTTGATTAGTGTTATTTAATTGATTTATGGTACATAGTTGTATATATGTATCTTCTAAGGTACCATTtcttaaattcaaattcaaattgtttTTTATCTGTACAAAGTAGATAATTCAGTCATGTGGCTGCGAAGTGCATTTTCTATTATCTTGATGAAGAAAAAGAAGATGAAATAAATACAACAGTAAAAAGCAGTTTTCAATGCACTAAAATGACATCATACAATACTTACATGTACATTGACCTCTGACCCCTGACCCTGTCTTCTATACTTCAACTCATTGCCCATATCTATATCCATCCATGATTTTGATCCATACATCACAGTGATTGGTACATGTGCTAAAATAAATGACATCATACAATACTTACATGTACATTGACCTCTGACCCCTGACCCTGTCTTCTATACTTCAACTCATTGCCCATATCTATATCCATCCATGATTTTGATCCATACATCACAGTGATTGGTACATGGGCTAAAATGACATCATACAATACTTACATGTACATTGACCTCTGACCCCTGACCCTGTCTTCTATACTTCAACTCATTGCCCATATCTATATCCATCCATGATTTTGATCCATACATCACAGTGATTGGTACATGAGCTGGTACAGCTGTAGCACGCATTATCATAGGGTTGACCGCCCATGCGAATGATGTTGACATTGACTTAAAGGCAATTTCCCCgctagaaaaataaacaaaagaaaGAACTGAAATGGTTGGATAAGAATTATTATATACTgcaagattcctattgctgctgcCCAGAGGTACAATGCTATCCAGAATACCTGTGTAGGTACTCTAGAATCACATTATACAGTAGCACATacactggtactggattggtactgcactggtaccaCCTCTAGAttagccacaaagtagctgggcagcagtgtacctcagTGGATCATTAATATCttagctacaatccaggaaaaaaatagttggcacacttgtactaaacaatggaaatgtttgccctatcaaaattggagaggcgagtgaaacatgcatgcaatataggCGAagtacagccccccccccccccccccccctatatctcacccttccccactccccatttttcaatgttggagggtctcacggacctgttgacaacatgacttggtccaacattgaattggggagcgggggaagagatataccaaaagacaggcaaagtgtgccaacctttttttcctggattgtagctgtCTGTCTACCAGGGCGTTTACTCATGGACAGGCAAAATTAACTTTACAGATatatcaacataattatatacatttatgaaattattaaacttagttctctgggttaaagGATGAACAAATTTCAATCTTTACTCAGAGCAGCTAGCGTACAtaaacaatgaaaaaataaacccagtgcatctggccggattcaaaCCAGCGCCCTTCATATTACTAGCATGAAGCACTAACCAGGAGCTCTAACATAGAATATATAACATGTATTTGAACTCTCGGAACTAGTAGGCTGTAAAAGTCTGGTTAGATTTTACAGGGTTTAAGGATgttaaattaggacaggcaattttattaaaAAGATGGGCAAACCTAAATTTTTAGCTGATAACCATTAGAAGTATGCATACACAAATTACATGTAAGCTGGCTAGTTCTGAAAAATAATTAGGTGCACAGGAACTACTTTACGTGAATCCCTTGATAATCCCTGCCAGCTTTTATCAGAGATGTAAGCGAGGTAATGATCCACCTGAAAATCATGCAAGCCGAAGGTGAGGCGTGGAACAGGGGTCCATGGGGCAGAGCCCCTAGGGGGTTCACCCCctcacaaaaaaataaaaaattgccctttttatgacaaattatcatcatccaattccgaaaatgtaaaaaaaaaaaaatttattaattttttttttttacatttccagaTTTTGTTTTGGGCCCCATTTCCGGAATTCCGGAAATTTCCGGAAGTCTTACATCTCTGTTTTATTAGCCACTCACCTGGGTGTTTGTGCATTCAAATGATAGATATAATTGCACACAGTATCATCGTCTATTATGCTCTCAAATCTTCTTTTCATATCTGATCGGAATTTTCTCACAAGACGTGGACCTGTTAACACATAACAAAAACATGATTTAAATAGCTTGATTTTGAAAGACATAAATACTATTTATGTATTACACACCTTTTGAAAGTtccaaacattttgtttcttgtcctttagagcacatcagacatattgaattgcattctgaatacgaagaatgtccttctgatatcaaataattttgatttttttttaaattcacaatgatatacacatttttatggcaaatgattaaaaattgatatttttgatatttaacggtactcgaagtaaactttataaatctgatgatttatacttaaagtgtatgcaggtgggataaaaagccgacgatcaattgaaaattttgatctttcgtattgaagatatggatttttttcccaaaacacaaaaaaaaattaggtcttttgggggaaaaatccatatcttcaatatgaaaggtcaaaattttcaattgatcgtcagcttttcatcccacctacatacacttatatacaatatatcattagattaataaaattcatttcgaggactgatatatcaaaaatgtgaaaaatatcaaattttaataacttgtcataaaatttgtattatatcgtgaatttcaaaaattaaaattatttgatatcagaaagacattcttcgtattcagaatgcaatcgatatgtctgatgtgctctcatgtcctacaaaaatgctgtcaaaacgctcaaaacgctcattccagatcccttaaagtttTGCTAATGGCAATTTTAGAGTAGTATACTTTACAGGCCTTACCTAATGGACCAGCTGCTCTGATGGTTGACAGTGGGTTAAATGGTGAAATCATGGCACGAATCGCTCGAGCCCACAATGGGAGTTGATTCTCAGGATCTGATTCATCTGGTTTCTTCGGAAATCCCCAGGGATCTGCTAATACTAAATGGCTAACCCTTGAAGGATGTCGTATACCATAAGCGTACGTTAAGTATCCGCCAAAACTATGTCCGACTAGAATCATCTTTTCAATCCCCATGTTTTGTCTCCATGCTTCAATCGCATTCACAAATTCTTGTTCTGCAAGTTCAGCATCAAAGGGGAGTTTTGGTCTGGAACTACGCCCAAATCCAAGCATGTCAAATGCATGTAGAGGGCGTCTTGTAGAGAGAGCATCGAGATTGTGAGACCAGAGTCCGACACCACTACCGAAGCCATGGATGAGTACAATGGGGGTTTTGTTGGATTGAGATGGATTCAGGGAAATTGTCCATAGTTTGTCCTCACTATTAATAGGTACATATCTGCCTTCATATGTATGTTTCAACGCTGTAAATAAATGGAGAAGCAAATGTATTAATGAatgaatatataaaaacaaacaaataattaggAAGGCACAAAATGTTGCAGATTGCTATTTGCACTGACATAGCTGTAATGtcttatacatacatgtaggcctacttgaggGATTGTGGACTGTTAAAGCAGAAAAGTAATACTTATCTGAGAAGCCTCATTTGCCACATCAACCCAGCTGAGGTTCTAATTATAAATAGTTTGGCACATAGTTAATCATATATGGTATATTGTCCTCAATTAGTGAAAATCAGAGATAACGTTAATCAAACTCTGATTTGATTTGTTTACGAGTTgttgggccagtaaacttccaacaatattGACCCGGCGGGCCATTAGATTTTGGAGCTTGATTTAACTCAAATGAGACAAGATAGGCCATATATAATCAGTGATTGACAGATTGAACACATTTAAAGCTAAATAGTACTGAGTACTTACAACCTAGAAGTTTTTCTTCTGCTTCTTGGAGTTGTCCAGGTGATGTGGGGCACCATCTTACCCACCCACTGCAATAACAATTATAATGGGGTTAATTGCAATCAGTACATATTTAGATTTGCAAGTACTTTTGGCTCATTATAATCATATAGTTCTATTGTGGTTCAATGAaaagttaaagcaataatgtgtgatttgcaaagAATAgattttaaatgttgggttaaatGTTGGGTTTTCTCTTATCATATTGTCCCCATTTTAATTTCAAGCTGAATTAATGCtcaggtaaaacaaagaaaattgctacaTGTACTTCATTCCCTACAATATGTGTATTAGATCACCAATCGTATTACATGTATGATCATGATTATTGCCCGGAGCATCTAGCAACTGGAATGTATATAAATGGGACGAATGAGGAATCAGTGGCATACCCAGGATTTTGGAACTGAGAGGGCACAACATGTAAATGTACCGACAGAAacattttttgccgacggaagttgtgaatggttgcccaaaatttattttcaatggtttgaaaaagtgaagagcaaaaaaaaaatatatcaggCGCTAGCaacccagaggaggcttaaaggcattcctacaatgcactatgattgggaaatttgaccaatataacctaattttagaggcaaagtccccattgccacacacacaaaatggtcattttaaaactgcagccaacgagctaatagttgagacttaggactgatatttgattttcttacaggaaacattcatattgtcccactgcattaattttattcctaagtctcgatgttttcaatgttaaataataggatgaaaacatccgatatttgcacacaatcccaatgcaaagtatggtcaacttgccacatgtgtacaaaaaccagacataccaaggtcagaaaccccattgggtcatgggaatgtctttaaacatcctctgctagcaaccgaaaaacaacaaattttatgtataattcaatttttaaacaattttatacaattttccattctttctttcatcaCCGTGCATAAGCAAAGTCAAATATTAGTCCATTGATCACCCAAATTATTTTTCACCAACAACTTCCGTCTACCGCTTAAATACCACCAATTTTGCCCCTCCAAAAATTTAATCCACCAGCCGCCACTGACAGCCTTCATGCAGGTAACCGTTTATCATAGAGGATAACATCCAGATCCCGCCTACCCTATGCCTGCCTATCCATCCCCACCATGCATATCATGAGTTTGTGTGTTCTAAAGCACCATTTCCTTGTTGCAAGAATGGATTCTCAGCTATAATTTTGGCATACACTATGCTAGCTATATACGCCAGCATACATGTATGCCTGTGCGTGTGCAGGATCTTTCatagttatgcggggggcttaatggctaatgaattttaacaaagtacaggggggcttcagcacccaagcCACCCCATGGACACCACTGGTGTGCGTataaacgcggaagtgaatccaataTGCCAACACAATCGTGATTGGTaagtattttaattattgtatccaaCAGGTTGTGCGTTTGTGTTgtagtttgtaatattttatgCGATCGATATATACTATCGTCATATCGTGGTTGGATCGTGCAGCTGCTGGAAGTTCAATCAATTGAATTTCTATAattaaattaagtatttcttggccaaactggaagaaagaaagtatacacgcgccttacactgcgtaaaCGTTTTAGTACATTGTACACGACATGCATGCAgcacgcatgttccagtttggccaagaaatacttatagtaagaattccaattgaatgaactcagctttcaacagctgcactcgatccaaccgcgatcgtatattgcgtatttcaaactacaacgtgaacgcacgaccttggatacaatgctagccaatcacgagtgcgttggcatggttggattcacttccgcgttactcacgcacagtcgcacacgctggcgtacatcgcacagtgtacacaaaaattcgtcacgctattgaaagctgcgttcattcaattgaaattcccactATAATTTGATTATAGTATTCGGTACTCGGTAGTGaacattttgcaaatatcatGCATGCATGGAATATTATGAGTATGGTAAATGTTTGCATTCTGAAACTCTtgaactatcatgactataacTTTAATAACTGTACAAAAAGCTATGTCTACACGAAGGCATACCTTGAAAAACGTGTGTGATCCTCAGGATCCTCAAATGTCAAACTTTCACCCAACTCTGGAGCCGACTTGACGTTGTTAACGTTGCAGCGGGTTCTGGTGTTGTTATCCAGATCAACTCCTGACATATCGGTTGATTTTGAAGGTCGCAATAGACGAAATCCCACAAGCGAAAGAACTGAATAATGTCTTAAACTCATTTAAAAAGTATGCTTACGTTTTCATTAATTTTAATGATCCATTGGATCAATTGACAAATGATTGCAGATTATGTGTCTGATTTGAGTAAGCTTACTAAGTTAGACTCGCAAAGCTAGTAGTAATACCAGTGGCATTTACTTCAAATTCAATTTATACTTTATTAGGTCAAGGATTTTAATACTTCTGCTTTTTCACGATGTCAACAATGGTCAATAGAAAGACAGTTTTCCGAGCTTGTGCTGTGTATGTTGTCTACCACACCTCCCCATGAACGCGAATCGTGATCGTGCACCGGCATGTGACACAGCAAAATGACGTAAGGAAGTCCTTGGATGTAAACGCTAACGTCAGGATGTCAAccatggttttttttgtcttaatGTTTCTAGGTAACATTGATTAAAAGGGATTTATAATCAAATTGTGGtgcttttttaaatatttttttcaatttcaataattttgtatGTATAGGTTATGATAGGCTTGACTACTTGAGTGCTACAAATAATTAATTGCTTCTTTTACAAGTTATTGATTTAAGGGTTAAATTTCTACTAATCATAGAAACGCTTATATATGTTATATACAGAGCTGACACTCTAAATCCAGTTAGCTTTCGTATTTATAAAGGACATACCCCTTTTAAAGGACATATAAACACCATAAAGGACAGGCAAGAATCATCTGAGGCTGATGTCATTTGATTGATGCTGCAAGTAAAATGACTTTGCATTAAACAGAAAGAAGGGGatacaaaattatttattatctttaaatatatattatttgtgTTTTGGTTTATCAATTGAAAAGCCTCTTCAAATTAAGTTACTGAGCAGAGACTGAGTCTCTGCTGAAATGTATTCGTTGAAAGAATAAGTTTCTcaaaaaacaaatccaaaaaccTACTGATGCAAATGTACATTTAAGATGTAGGCCTATCGTAACAAGTTGAAGTCCTTATTAAGGAAGGCAAAACGAAATTATTTCAATTCTCAACTGAACAACTTGGTATAATATGCGAAATACGTGGCAAATTCTGAATAGGTTGCTCAGATGTCCAAAAGACATCTTGTCTGAAGTTTgtacgaccccccccccccccactaaagTAGCAAACACATTCAATGAGGGTTTTTTGCCAGCATTGCTCCACTGATTCTATAAAACATCAAGGCAAAAAGTTTGATGAATATCTAATTAATAGATGTATAACTCTACTTGTTTTTTCCAACCGACTGAAGAAAATGAAATCTTGAAGattattaagggctgggtatgaacgtttggacagtatttattttgggacattagagcaccgtgcccagacatatcgaattgcattctgaatacgaagaatgtcattctgatatcaaataattttgatttttgaaattcgcaatttaatacacattttatggcaaatcattaaaattgatatttttgatatttaacagtacttgaagtaaactttataaatctgatgatttatacttaaagtgtatgtaggtgggatgaaaagccgacgatcaattgaaaattttgacctttcgtattgaagatatggatttttttcacaaaacaccaaaaaaaattaggtcttttgggaaaaaatccatatcttcaatatgaaaggtcaaaattttcaattgaccgtcggcttttcctcctgctacatacactttaagaatatatcattagatttatataatttacttcgaggactgttatatatcaaaaatttgaaaaatatcaaatttttataatttgtcataaaatttgtattatattgtgatttttaaaaatgaaaattatttgatatcagaaagatatgcttcgtattcagaatgcaattcgataggtctgatgtgctctcatgtcccacaaaaaatattatcGAAAttaacgcaataaacgctcattttggatcccttaataatTTGAGCAATAGAAAAAGTCCAGGTTATGATCAAATAGTCTGACGTGGCAAATTGGTTGCCACTGAAATTCTCACAGAAGGAATATTAAATCCTGATGTCTTGAAAATAGCCTAAGAAAGACTCTCCACAATCATTTGGCAATTATAGACCAGTATCTGTGTGGCCTtgtccaaaattcttgaaagaaaTGTTCATGAAAGATGTACTAAATTTTTTAATGCCAAAGAATTACTGTACAATAGACAATATGGGTCTCGTCATAAAGATTCTACGTATATGGCTGTATTAGAATGTACGGTATTAAAGGGACAAATAAGgctattgatgaaaatatgtatACTGCAAGTATTTTCATGGACCTTTCAAAGGCCTTTGATACTATTAATCATGACATCTTATtgtcaaagtgaatttcgggggggggggggggaagtaaaATTGTtcgtaattttgtgttttgactGGGTGGGTAACAGCTAGCCATGAATTATGACTGGAGGTGATTCCTtccccccccgtggcgccgccactaccAATGGCGGTAgtaaaatcttgagtagatagcggaaaaacaacaaacaaacaaaacacatcaaaaacaaactttcctaacagatgttttctaaatttgtaaaatattttctgatgttttattaggcccgcaatgctatcttcagaagatatccgtTTGCGGGCGTGTTccaagaaaatgatgcagatcgtaaataatgcatgccgtaagtgggctcgcgcgtgttcacagaagatgatgcgggtgatttgcaaatcgcaccctAAATGGAATCTTGGttagttaaaaaaacaaaaaacaaacaaacaaacaagcaaacaaacagacagacagacagacaaacagacagacagacagacaaacaaacatgaaatatttttaaaaaatatacaaaatgatctgtctgactcgtctcatgctaagtcttacgattcccttcttttttttgtattatttcattaggtttaaaaatgctatcatcagtagataggcctatcaaaatatattcaacctttctcaatttctaaaatgacaatacttaaaaacttttgttcacaatcctaagtcagaatattattaaattataaattgtatatgacagcatttcgtttatttcaatcaatattttgctcttttgctatctactatagctcaaatttaatgcattttgttatttcctataacgaaataaatcgatgtttttactgttgtaatagCGGTGCTAAAATGATCTGctaaagatcaaattaaaatttctttagcgttatgatattttctctcgataggcctataattttgttaCATGCACGTGTTTTTGCCTCTATTGAAGAGATGCCTAATTCAGATTAAATGGATATTGTCAACGAGgtatcttattattttaaagccgtgttagtggtgctgtctactgaaaacaaagaaatttcCCATAATTATGACGGTCAAAAATAAACGTTTTTAA
Proteins encoded in this region:
- the LOC140150957 gene encoding (Lyso)-N-acylphosphatidylethanolamine lipase-like yields the protein MSLRHYSVLSLVGFRLLRPSKSTDMSGVDLDNNTRTRCNVNNVKSAPELGESLTFEDPEDHTRFSSGWVRWCPTSPGQLQEAEEKLLGSLKHTYEGRYVPINSEDKLWTISLNPSQSNKTPIVLIHGFGSGVGLWSHNLDALSTRRPLHAFDMLGFGRSSRPKLPFDAELAEQEFVNAIEAWRQNMGIEKMILVGHSFGGYLTYAYGIRHPSRVSHLVLADPWGFPKKPDESDPENQLPLWARAIRAMISPFNPLSTIRAAGPLGPRLVRKFRSDMKRRFESIIDDDTVCNYIYHLNAQTPSGEIAFKSMSTSFAWAVNPMIMRATAVPAHVPITVMYGSKSWMDIDMGNELKYRRQGQGSEVNVHILKGAGHHVYADKAGMFNALIYDLCDKVD